One Xiphophorus maculatus strain JP 163 A chromosome 10, X_maculatus-5.0-male, whole genome shotgun sequence genomic region harbors:
- the LOC102219373 gene encoding alpha-tectorin-like isoform X26 translates to MAGRILLPLLLLSATAGVATQTTTASETTQAGISTQRQAGVSTQSQAGISTQRQAGVSTQSQAGLSTQRQAGVSTQSQAGVSTQSQAGISTQRQAGVSTQSQAGISTQRQAGVSTQSQAGLSTQRQAGVTSQSQAGMTNQSQAGLSTQRQAGVSTQSQAGVTNQSQAGLSTQQQAGVSTQSQAGFSTQRQAGVSTQSQAGLSTQQQAGVSTQSQAGFSTQRQAGVSTQSQAGVTNQSQAGLSTQRQAGVTSQSQAGLSTQQQAGVSTQSQAGFSTQRQAGVSTQSQAGVTNQSQAGFSTQRQAGVSTQSQAGVTNQSQAGFSTQRQAGVSTQSQAGVTNQSQAGLSTQQQAGVTSQSQAGLSTQRQAGVSTQSQAGLSTQRQAGMTNQSQAGLSTQQQAGVSTQSQAGMTNQSQAGLSTQQQAGVSTQSQAGLSTQRQAGVSTQSQAGVTNQSQAGLSTQRQAGVSTQSQAGLSTQRQAGVSTQSQAGLSTQQQAGVSTQSQAGVSTQSQAGMSTQSQAGVSTQRQAGVTPQSQGPLYPIAGTISSQSDDGSSPAISLLRSFNYFGQSYSQIYVNHNGDLTFDAPWYSYTPQRFPMYGSKDVIAPFWTDLDNRGNGDIYYIQYTSGSILQQVTQDINRYFPALNFQANWVFIATWHEVAYFPTTGTQTTFQAVLTTNGQYSFVLMNYGSIASTSRYVQAGYDTISSSHHFTIPGSFSSDATGPNSTFSLGSNVNVPGRWAFRVDHGSLVCNFNGQPVQLGDSFWSDSTCAQKCICTRAGLQCSNNPCSFSQICRPAAFQYSCQTVQRQTCTVTGDPHYYTFDNSVFHFQGTCTYVLSEQCQNGLPYYRVEGKNGHQGSTHVSWTVLVKVFVHDENIELVKGHQSQAKVNGSFVSTPFSLRNGSIQVYQSGFSVIISTDFGLMVSYDRFLYVRISLPYTYQNSTCGLCGNFNNRPEDDFRTREGEVVSSDVDFANSWKAAGDDEPGCDPHCSGLACAGCTAAQTALYRNSAHCGILENSTGPFAACHQQLPPRSFVDSCVYDLCVSGGYQPILCQALNVYSSQCQQNGIQPQSWRRSGFCEIPCPANSHFEAQGTGCPSTCVNPNSTNNCPLPNQESCVCNSGYLLSGGVCVPHSDCGCSFEGHYYRSGETVILDADCGRRCTCRFGSMTCSSHTCGQHESCRVEDGVRGCRPNSFATCWTRGPGSYNTFDGVMYQYPGACRLTLAKVMGSSDRTHFMITVEKVPQGPQGFSNVLKFEAQGTQVAIEMSNTSTVKVDGQLTRLPFSSGSNRIRIFQSSTHSVILRTAFGVTLQTVWPHFVRVTAPGVYSGLLGGLCGNYNADQNDDFRTPNGTLVTDSQMFGDSWRDGSLADHCVESRPRNPATNLRSSEYCGVLTSPTGPFTSCWAAVNPWQQVDACVEILQGSRDPASTLCEVLRDYALMCQHNDGSLGQWRNATGCVPTCPSNSHYELCGSSCPSSCPSLSFPFTCDTQCQEGCQCNDGFVLNGNQCVPPTSCGCFHDGRYRQAGEQFWDGEACQSFCTCNGVTGVVQCSPNSCGPQESCHVVGGEFGCHPNPHGTCSASGDPHYLTFDGKAYDFQGTCRYVLATVCNDTVDLHQFSVKAKNEPWFGLPVSITAEVVVDVLGYEVRMSRGNIGTVEVNGITRNLPIVFNGSLSIFGSGSQTFVNAAFGLSVMYDGSSTVSISVPPSYRGNMCGLCGNFNGNQTDDFHTPSGALSNTADAFGAAWKVPGNHTCSDGCGSSCAQCNDDRSARAQCEVIRAADGPFSFCHEEVDPAPYFSDCVFDVCVSGNRGSDLLCRALETYVSACQSANVRIYPWRQNTTCRTECPANSHYELCGTDCGHTCASSIDAACDHVCSEGCFCDEGFSRSGTSCVPVESCGCQHDGFYFNAGESFWTDGCSQQCECQAPNVLICSPSSCTPTQECTIRDGQLGCYDAMSTCTVLGDPHYITFDGALTHFQGSCSYVITESLRHSNNETQYKVVATNKHRGNNFVSFVSSVDIFLSNHPESAHVRLGPNKRVKVNGAEVSLPTTAGTFGQVMRQGSYIVFNAADVVVQFDGSSTLLVRMGRNYQNRVSGMCGNFNGDPNDDKVLPNGTLAQNDNQFGHSWKSETSQEGCGSTDQRSGDGLSDCRFIEEYKELCRVITNTSGPFSSCHLHSNPQPFFTSCVYDLCLYTPANGMLCSAVSAYEKTCTNLGLSIPNWRSPLRCAETDPCEQLDCAEYEWCGKKNGVYGCFCDEQHHRPNNESYDSNIECSSSSGTMSVSRCQLFEAGFHSSALHLHDSSCNGTLQDGRLIFHFDNDGHLCGTALRSNGTHFMYENTIQGHVDPHGGLISRERNLHLDFSCVYPLAQALSMAVGINPVESILRKKLPVGTGSYSVRMIPYEDEGFHFPLSTNGNIELEVDQMFYMEVRTEGVDQRQFATVLDSCWATPVNQANYPVRWDLIASQCPNPEDGTVEVIQNGVSTVSRFSFRMFSFTNHTQIYLHCSVHLCLLRNNNCRAHCYPGYHTLFKRDVSYHDSSALSIGPLVLVAQPNTGGLIQRNGVNRKISTSDGTGHLASIVTLIVSLLMTRILVN, encoded by the exons ctGGATTGTCAACTCAACAACAAG ctGGAGTGTCAACTCAAAGTCAAG ctgGATTTTCAACTCAGCGTCAAG ctGGAGTGTCAACTCAAAGTCAAG ctGGAGTGACAAATCAAAGTCAAG ctgGATTTTCAACTCAGCGTCAAG ctGGAGTGTCAACTCAAAGTCAAG ctGGAGTGACAAATCAAAGTCAAG ctgGATTTTCAACTCAGCGTCAAG ctGGAGTGTCAACTCAAAGTCAAG ctGGAGTGACAAATCAAAGTCAAG ctGGATTGTCAACTCAACAACAAG ctGGAGTGACATCTCAAAGTCAAG ctgGATTGTCAACTCAGCGTCAAG ctGGAGTGTCAACACAAAGTCAAG ctgGATTGTCAACTCAGCGTCAAG ctGGAATGACAAATCAAAGTCAAG ctGGATTGTCAACTCAACAACAAG ctGGAGTGTCAACTCAAAGTCAAG ctGGAATGACAAATCAAAGTCAAG ctgGATTGTCAACTCAACAACAAG ctGGAGTGTCAACACAAAGTCAAG ctgGATTGTCAACTCAGCGTCAAG ctGGAGTGTCAACTCAAAGTCAAG ctGGAGTGACAAATCAAAGTCAAG ctgGATTGTCAACTCAGCGTCAAG ctGGAGTGTCAACACAAAGTCAAG ctgGATTGTCAACTCAGCGTCAAG ctGGAGTGTCAACTCAAAGTCAAG ctGGATTGTCAACTCAACAACAAG ctGGAGTGTCAACTCAAAGTCAAG ctGGAGTGTCAACTCAAAGTCAAG CTGGAATGTCAACTCAAAGTCAAG ctgGAGTATCAACTCAGCGTCAAG CTGGAGTGACACCTCAAAGTCAAG gaCCCCTCTACCCAATTGCTGGAACAATAAGCTCTCAATCAGATGATGGAAGCTCACCTGCAATTTCACTCCTACGATCCTTTAACTATTTTGGACAGTCTTACTCTCAGATTTAC GTGAACCACAACGGAGATCTGACCTTTGATGCACCATGGTATAGTTATACTCCTCAACGTTTTCCAATGTATGGAAGCAAAGACGTCATTGCTCCGTTCTGGACTGATTTAGACAACAGAGGAAATGGTGATATCTACTATATTCAGTACACCAGCGGCTCTATTCTCCAACAAGTTACACAGGACATCAATAGATACTTCCCAGCTCTTAACTTTCAGGCAAACTGGGTCTTCATAGCAACATGGCATGAAGTTGCCTATTTTCCAACAACTGGAACA CAAACAACCTTTCAGGCAGTCTTGACTACCAATGGCCAATATTCATTTGTGCTGATGAATTATGGCTCAATAGCCTCCACGTCAAGATATGTACAG GCTGGATACGATACGATCAGTTCCTCTCACCACTTCACCATCCCTGGATCATTCTCTAGTGACGCAACCGGACCTAACTCAACTTTTAGTCTTGGCAGTAATGTCAACGTACCCGGTCGCTGGGCCTTCCGTGTCGATCATGGATCATTAGTCTGTAATTTTAATG gtcaACCTGTTCAACTTGGTGACTCTTTCTGGAGTGACAGCACCTGTGCACAGAAATGCATCTGCACCAGAGCAGGGCTGCAATGCTCCAACAATCCCTGCTCCTTCTCCCAAATCTGTCGGCCAGCTGCCTTTCAGTACTCCTGCCAGACTGTGCAAAGACAAACCTGCACCGTCACTGGAGATCCACATTACTACACCTTTGACAACTCAGTGTTTCACTTTCAAGGCACATGCACTTACGTTCTGTCAGAGCAGTGTCAGAACGGACTGCCCTACTACAGAGTGGAGGGGAAGAATGGGCATCAGGGTAGCACTCATGTTTCATGGACAGTACTGGTCAAAGTCTTTGTTCATGATGAAAATATCGAGCTGGTTAAAGGACATCAAAGTCAGGCCAAG GTCAACGGAAGCTTTGTATCAACTCCGTTTTCCCTCAGAAACGGCTCTATCCAGGTTTATCAGTCAGGTTTCTCTGTGATCATCAGCACTGACTTTGGCCTGATGGTTTCTTATGACAGGTTTTTATATGTCCGAATCAGTTTGCCCTACACTTACCAAAATAGCACATGTGGGCTCTGCGGAAACTTCAACAATCGCCCTGAGGATGACTTTCGAACCCGTGAAGGTGAAGTGGTGAGCTCTGATGTGGATTTTGCCAACAGCTGGAAAGCTGCTGGTGATGATGAGCCTGGCTGTGATCCTCATTGTTCAGGTCTGGCCTGTGCTGGCTGCACAGCAGCTCAGACAGCACTGTACAGAAACTCTGCCCACTGTGGTATTCTTGAGAACAGCACAGGTCCGTTTGCTGCATGCCATCAACAACTTCCTCCAAGATCTTTTGTGGACAGCTGTGTGTATGATCTCTGTGTCAGTGGAGGGTATCAACCCATTCTGTGCCAAGCCCTAAATGTCTACTCAAGTCAGTGTCAACAAAATGGGATCCAGCCGCAAAGCTGGCGGCGTTCTGGCTTCTGTG AAATCCCCTGCCCAGCCAATAGCCACTTTGAGGCCCAGGGTACAGGATGTCCATCTACATGTGTCAACCCCAATTCCACCAACAACTGCCCCCTCCCAAACCAAGAGAGCTGTGTCTGCAATTCAGGCTACCTCCTGAGTGGAGGGGTCTGTGTCCCTCATTCTGACTGTGGCTGCAGCTTTGAGGGTCACTACTACCGCTCAGGAGAAACTGTCATACTGGATGCAGACTGTGGGAGGCGCTGTACATGCAGATTTGGCTCCATGACTTGCAGCTCTCACACCTGTGGCCAACATGAGTCCTGCAGGGTGGAGGATGGAGTAAGAGGTTGCAGACCAAACAGCTTTGCAACATGTTGGACAAGAGGCCCAGGATCATACAATACATTTGATGGAGTGATGTATCAGTACCCTGGAGCATGTCGCCTGACCCTTGCCAAAGTTATGGGATCCTCTGATCGCACACACTTCATGattactgtggaaaaagttcctCAGGGGCCACAGGGTTTCTCTAATGTGCTAAAATTTGAGGCACAGGGAACACAAGTTGCTATTGAGATGTCAAATACTAGCACCGTTAAG GTTGATGGCCAACTGACCAGACTGCCATTCAGCTCTGGATCCAACAGAATCCGTATCTTCCAAAGCAGCACTCACAGTGTCATCCTTCGCACAGCCTTTGGTGTAACTCTGCAGACTGTCTGGCCTCATTTTGTCCGTGTCACTGCACCAGGTGTCTACAGTGGTTTATTAGGTGGACTTTGTGGAAACTACAATGCTGACCAGAATGACGATTTCCGTACACCCAATGGTACTCTAGTCACTGACTCCCAGATGTTTGGGGACAGTTGGCGAGATGGCTCCCTGGCAGATCACTGTGTGGAAAGCAGACCTCGTAATCCTGCAACCAATTTACGTTCCAGTGAGTACTGTGGAGTTCTTACTTCACCCACTGGGCCCTTTACATCATGCTGGGCTGCAGTGAACCCCTGGCAGCAGGTAGATGCATGTGTAGAAATCCTCCAAGGCTCCAGAGATCCAGCATCAACGCTGTGTGAGGTCCTCCGAGATTATGCACTGATGTGTCAACATAACGATGGATCCTTGGGACAGTGGAGGAATGCAACTGGCTGTG TACCAACCTGTCCATCAAACAGTCATTATGAACTCTGTGGAAGTTCATGTCCGTCTTCCTGCCCCAGCCTCTCCTTCCCCTTCACCTGTGACACTCAGTGCCAGGAGGGATGCCAGTGTAATGATGGGTTTGTCCTCAATGGTAACCAGTGTGTGCCTCCAACATCCTGTGGATGCTTTCATGATGGACGATATCGGCAAGCTGGAGAACAGTTCTGGGATGGAGAAGCATGTCAGAGCTTTTGCACCTGTAATGGTGTAACTGGTGTAGTCCAATGTTCCCCAAATTCATGTGGACCTCAGGAGTCCTGCCATGTTGTGGGGGGTGAGTTTGGCTGCCATCCCAACCCTCATGGCACCTGCTCGGCCTCTGGAGACCCTCACTACCTGACCTTTGATGGCAAGGCTTATGACTTCCAGGGAACCTGCCGCTATGTTCTGGCAACAGTGTGCAATGACACTGTGGACCTTCACCAGTTTTCTGTGAAAGCAAAGAATGAACCGTGGTTTGGACTGCCAGTTTCTATCACGGCTGAAGTGGTTGTTGATGTCTTGGGCTATGAAGTGCGTATGTCGAGAGGCAACATTGGTACTGTGGAG GTGAATGGAATCACAAGAAACCTGCCCATTGTTTTCAATGGAAGCCTGTCAATTTTTGGAAGTGGATCTCAAACATTTGTCAACGCAGCTTTTGGACTGAGCGTCATGTATGATGGAAGTAGCACAGTGTCCATTTCGGTGCCCCCAAGCTACAG AGGAAACATGTGTGGACTTTGTGGAAACTTCAATGGAAATCAAACTGATGATTTCCACACTCCAAGTGGAGCATTGTCCAACACTGCAGATGCTTTTGGGGCAGCTTGGAAGGTTCCTGGAAACCACACCTGTAGTGACGGCTGTGGCTCTTCATGCGCACAATGCAATGATGACCGATCTGCCAGGGCCCAGTGTGAGGTGATCCGGGCAGCTGACGGCCCCTTCAGCTTCTGCCACGAGGAGGTGGATCCAGCACCATATTTCAGTGACTGCGTCTTTGATGTCTGCGTGTCGGGAAATCGAGGCAGTGATCTCCTGTGCAGGGCTCTAGAGACATACGTCAGTGCCTGTCAGTCTGCTAATGTCCGAATCTACCCTTGGAGACAAAACACCACTTGCA gaACTGAGTGCCCAGCCAACAGCCATTATGAGCTGTGTGGAACAGACTGCGGCCACACCTGTGCCAGCAGCATTGATGCTGCCTGTGACCATGTTTGCTCTGAGGGATGTTTCTGTGATGAAGGTTTTTCCAGGAGTGGAACAAGCTGTGTGCCTGTGGAGAGCTGTGGCTGTCAGCATGACGGCTTCTATTTCAAT GCCGGTGAGTCCTTCTGGACAGACGGTTGCTCCCAACAGTGTGAATGTCAAGCGCCCAATGTCCTGATCTGCAGTCCCTCATCATGCACTCCTACACAAGAGTGCACCATCAGAGATGGCCAGCTGGGCTGTTACGACGCCATGTCTACCTGTACTGTATTGGGTGACCCACACTACATCACCTTCGATGGAGCCCTAACTCATTTCCAGGGATCATGCTCTTACGTCATCACTGAAAGCTTGAGACACAGCAACAATGAAACTCAGTACAAAGTCGTGGCCACCAACAAGCACAGAGGAAACAACTTTGTGTCTTTCGTGTCATCAGTTGATATATTCCTCTCAAATCATCCAGAGAGTGCTCATGTCAGACTCGGACCGAACAAGAGAGTCAag GTAAATGGAGCAGAGGTTTCTCTTCCCACCACTGCAGGAACTTTTGGTCAGGTGATGAGGCAGGGAAGTTACATAGTGTTTAATGCTGCTGATGTCGTAGTCCAGTTTGATGGCTCCAGTACTTTACTGGTCAGGATGGGCCGCAACTACCAGAACAGAGTTAGTGGAATGTGTGGGAACTTCAATGGTGATCCCAATGATGACAAAGTTTTGCCCAATGGTACTTTGGCCCAAAACGACAACCAGTTTGGCCACAGCTGGAAATCAGAGACAAGCCAAGAAGG ATGTGGATCCACTGATCAGAGAAGTGGTGATGGACTAAGTGACTGCCGCTTCATAGAAGAatacaaagaactctgcagagTCATCACCAACACCAGTGGCCCATTCAGTTCTTGTCACCTGCATTCAAACCCCCAACCAtttttcacttcctgtgtttacGATCTCTGCCTCTATACACCAGCCAATGGCATGCTGTGTTCTGCTGTCTCTGCTTATGAGAAAACCTGCACCAATTTGGGCCTTAGCATCCCCAACTGGCGCTCTCCTTTGCGTTGTG CTGAGACTGACCCCTGTGAACAGCTGGACTGCGCAGAGTATGAGTGGTGTGGTAAGAAAAATGGTGTGTACGGCTGCTTCTGTGACGAGCAACATCATCGACCCAACAATGAGAGCTACG ACTCAAACATTGAATGCTCCAGCAGTTCTGGCACCATGTCAGTGTCTCGCTGCCAGCTGTTTGAAGCGGGCTTCCACTCCAGTGCTCTCCATCTCCATGACAGCTCTTGCAACGGGACTCTCCAGGACGGACGACTCATCTTCCATTTTGACAATGACGGCCATCTGTGTGGGACAGCTCTTAGG AGCAATGGAACTCACTTCATGTATGAGAACACTATTCAAGGGCATGTGGATCCTCATGGAGGTTTGATTAGCCGTGAGAGGAATCTTCATCTGGATTTCTCCTGTGTTTACCCTCTGGCTCAGGCTCTGTCAATGGCTGTGGGCATCAACCCTGTGGAGAG CATTTTGAGGAAGAAGCTTCCTGTTGGCACTGGATCTTATAGTGTGAGGATGATCCCCTATGAGGATGAAGGCTTCCACTTCCCCTTGAGCACTAATGGAAACATAGAACTGGAAGttgatcaaatgttttacatgGAGGTGCGAACAGAAGGGGTGGATCAGCGCCAGTTTGCCACAGTTCTGGACTCTTGCTGGGCCACGCCAGTCAACCAAGCAAACTATCCTGTCCGCTGGGATCTCATTGCTTCGCA GTGTCCTAATCCAGAAGATGGAACCGTAGAGGTGATTCAGAACGGTGTCTCCACTGTGTCTCGTTTCTCCTTCAGGATGTTCAGCTTCACCAACCACACACAGATTTACTTGCACTGCAGTGTCCACTTGTGTCTTTTGAGAAACAACAACTGCAGAGCT cattgCTACCCGGGTTACCACACTCTATTCAAGAGGGACGTATCTTACCATGACTCTTCAGCTCTGTCAATTGGACCACTGGTGCTTGTGGCACAACCAAACACTG GTGGACTAATCCAAAGAAACGGTGTGAATCGAAAGATATCGACGTCAGATGGTACAGGCCATCTGGCATCAATTGTTACCCTGATTGTCAGTTTGCTGATGACCAGAATTCTGGTCAATTAA